TTAGCATATATGTAATTAGTACTTAGACCAATACAGACAGAGCTAAGAGACCCTACAATAAAATTCATAATTATTTCCATATAGATGACACCTCCTTCCTAATTAAGGTAGGAACTAGGGCTATATAAAACCACCACTCATAGACTGTAGTTTCTTCTGTTGTATTATATAATAGAGTAGTAAATACTTATAAAGATTTATTCAGTATTTAGAACTTACACATTAGTGAATTAATCGTGGATATTATTTCTGCGATTCATGAAAAATGTACTCACTAAATAGTCAATACATTTTTTAGAGAATTATTATACCATTTTACTTTAAATAATCTAAAACTAAGGAAAGGAATCAAATGAACAAAACAAACAACAATGTAAAATTTTATACATTCATAAAAATATTAAGCAAATATTCTGATGAAAATGTATCATTATCAACGAGTGATATTAACACTTTTATGAAGGAATATATTGGTGCAGAGATAGATAGAAGAACAATATACAGATACATAAATGATATGGATGAATTAGGATTCCATATAAGTAGATATGATAATGAAGATAAAGGGTACAAGCTTATTGGACATAGATTAGAAGAGTATGAAATTAAAATAATTGCAGATGCAATAGCATCAAGTAGATTTATAACAAAAAAGAAAACAGAAGAATTGATAGATAAGATATTAAAGTTTAGAGCAATATATAGTAAAAGAGATGTAGATAGGACTATATTTATTGATAGTAGATGTAAATCAATAAATGAAGAAATTTTTATAAATGTAGATAAAATTAATAGAGCAATAATAAATAAAAAGAAAATAACATTTAATTATTATGATTACAATTATAAGAAAAAACTTTTACCTCGGTTAGATAATGAAAGCAAAGTTAAATTATACAAAGTAAATCCTGTATCAATAATATTAAAAAATGAAAATTATTATCTTATTTTATTTGGGGATAAACACAGCAATTTATCAAATTATAGAATAGATAGAATGAAAAATATAAAAATTATTGATGAAGATTTAAAAAATATAGATTGTATAGATGAATGCAAATATGGATTCAACCCAGTTATATATTCTAAAAAAAGTTTTAAAATGTTCCCAGGGATAGAATCAGAAGTTACTATAAAGTTTAATAAAAAACTATTAAATTTTATGATAGATTCATTTGGGGAGGATATTATTATTAATATCAATGATGTTGATAGCTATAGTGGGCGATTTATGGCGAATATAGGTGAGGGCCTTGTTAGATGGGTATTACAGTTAGGTTCTGATGGTGTCGTAGTAAAACCAGAATACTTAATAAATTTAGTGAAAGAAGAGATAGTAAAATTAAATAATATATATTAGTTATAGACTATGTGTACTAATTTATGTACATATAGTCTATTTATTTTATGTTTATGCAGATATAAAATAGATGTAAAGTTTATGCATGGTAGGAGGCTTAAGAAGGAAATGATATTTGGAGTATTAGTAATAATTTTAGCTACAATAATATTTTTTTTAATAAATTCAATATTAGATATAACATACTTTGGATGTGGAGCTATAGGCACTATGTTGTTTGGATGTTTTATAGCATCATATGCTATTTTAGGGTGTTTAGGAGGGATAGTTTTAGGGTTGTTAAAATGGATAGTAATAGGCGGAGTTATTATCTTTATAATAGGGTTAATAGCTAGTAAAAATGATAAATTGTAGTTCTTAGCTACCGTATAAGTTACAGTATATTTTTGTAAATAATAATATGAAAAGGTGGTTAAATAAGAGTTTTTTTAGTTTAGAGGGTTTATATTACCAATAGTTGTATATCAAAATATTTGATAAAAATTCAAAATTCGACAAAAAAATAATGGTAGATATTGTAATATTAAAGAAAAGTAAGTATTTATGAAAAGAGGTATTTTATATGAGCAATGTATCAGTGGAAAGTAATAATCAATTTGATGTAATATTGTTAAATGCATTAAAAGTTCCGGGAGTTAAAGTTGATAGGGATAAGTTTCTTAATAACTTATTGAGTGATAGTATAAAAGATAAAGAAATAGTGAGGTTAGCTATAGATAAGAACACTATAGATGCAGGAATAGATGCACATACATTAAATAAAATAGCAAAATCACTGATAAGTAAAAGAACTACACAAACAACAACAGCATCTTTTGCAGCGGGGATACCTGGAGGTTTAGCTATGGCAGCTACTATACCAATGGACACGTTACAATTTTTTGGAACTGCACTTAGACTGGCACAAGAGCTAGCTTATTTATATGGATATGAAGATTTATGGAAAGGCAATGAAATAGATGATGAAAAGGTAAAGGGTGAATTAACATTATTC
Above is a genomic segment from Romboutsia lituseburensis containing:
- a CDS encoding helix-turn-helix transcriptional regulator, which codes for MNKTNNNVKFYTFIKILSKYSDENVSLSTSDINTFMKEYIGAEIDRRTIYRYINDMDELGFHISRYDNEDKGYKLIGHRLEEYEIKIIADAIASSRFITKKKTEELIDKILKFRAIYSKRDVDRTIFIDSRCKSINEEIFINVDKINRAIINKKKITFNYYDYNYKKKLLPRLDNESKVKLYKVNPVSIILKNENYYLILFGDKHSNLSNYRIDRMKNIKIIDEDLKNIDCIDECKYGFNPVIYSKKSFKMFPGIESEVTIKFNKKLLNFMIDSFGEDIIININDVDSYSGRFMANIGEGLVRWVLQLGSDGVVVKPEYLINLVKEEIVKLNNIY